A stretch of DNA from Malus sylvestris chromosome 9, drMalSylv7.2, whole genome shotgun sequence:
GCTTTACAAGGCCCAATATAATTTTGAATTGGGAAACCCCAAAGCTTCCAATCCAAAATTCCAAATACATCATctttctcccttcctcctttCGCCATCCGCaaccccaaaaacaaaaccctaatttcagtCCAGTTCTGAAATTGGACACTCACTCTAATTGCAATCCATGGCGAATTTGCTGATCAACAGAACCCTAAAATCAGTCGGAAACCTCAAACTGATCGGATCTCTCTCTTCTCGAGCTCGCCCCTTCAGCTCCACCGCCACCGCTACTTTCGAGCAGCCCCAATCCGACGGCCCATCTTCGTCATTCACCTTCTCCTCCGacggaaaagaagacaagaatAACAGCAGTGCCCACGATGACAGCATATACGTCAAGTCGCCGTCGAGTTCCAGCTCCAAGAGCGAAGCGGCGTCGTCGGTGACGATGCCGATGTCGTTCATGACGGGGTCCATCGTGGGAAAGAGATTTTACAAACAGGTGACGACGAGGCCGGCCGACGATGGCAATGGTTGGACTGTGATGCTTGATTACCGGACACTCAAAACGCCATCGAAGAGGCCCCTAAAGCTTCCTACTTTAGCCCTGGCGAAGGCTATTGCGGCAGAATGGGAATACCAGGTGATCTGATTTTCTGCCGTTGTTCCAATTTTCAGAAGCTTAGATCAATTGGGTTCCGTTTCACTCAAATTTGGAACTTGAGGGCTTAGCTCAATTGGGTTTTACTCAAAATCGCAACTTGTTTAGTTTTTGGGCTCTTTGTGTTCTAATTTGGATGTTTTGCATTTTAGTAGTAGCTCAATTCAAATTCAAGTTgcttttcaaaattgaaagcaAGAAAAGTAGGTTTCTTTCCGAATTGAGCTTCTGTTCCTCTGTACTGTTATCAAAAAGCTTTTATTCGGGATTACGTGTTTTTCTTGACTTCTGTTGAGCTTCTGCTTGTAATTATGTATGGTGGTTTGTCTTACGTAACTATATGTATTTTTAGGAAACAGATGGGATTAGGCCCTTTTCAATGCCTCTCATGAAGCATGCTTGTACTGCACTGGAAAGAGTTCCTCTTACACGGCCAAAGGTTATAGattgtttgatgaagaaattcaatCAAGATTTAGTCTTCTGTCGCGCCCCGAACGACAATGATATCACAAGTGTTGTCCATGGTATGATCTTTTTTGTGTGTCTGATAATTTGCTGTTTTGAACCTTCCGTGAAATTGCTTGTGTTACTCcttgaaaataataattttatattttaagatAAGAGTATATTTGTTGCTAAGACATGGCACCCCGAATCTTATGTAGACCGACAAGTGGAAAAAATGGATCCTTTGCTTGATTGGGTGAAGTCAGAATTTGGCTTCAAGCCTGCTGTGTACTCAAGCTTTTTTGGTGGGAAGCAGGAGGATGGCCTCACAAAGGCTATAGAGACCTTactaaaacaaacaaatgaCTGTGAATTGGCAGCAATTGACGCCATCGCATCATCAGCACACTCGCTAATAATTGCTATTGGAATTTTTCGCGGGAAGTTACAGATTGAAGAAGCAATCGAGTTGATCAGACTCGAAGAAGATATACAGGTTCTAATTCATTTACTTCTCTCTATCAAACTTGAGCTGACATAACAAACTCTTGCAAAGTCTTAAAAAACCGCATCTGATTTCGCAGGTGGATAGATGGGGTTTGGTTGAAGGCGGTCATGATGTTGATGCAGCTGATCTCAGGGTACAGATCTCATCAGCTGCTGTATTCTTAGGTCTGTCAAGAAGGATTTAATCTTCATACATCTTTTCTCCGGTCTCTTACTTTTTCATATCTTCGTAAGAGCGGTCTTAGGCAAGGTTTTCTTAGAATGCTTAAATTGCTATAGATATGTAGAACTCGTGCCGCTAAAATTTTTGTGAAATTCTGCTGTGATTGATGAGATGAGGTTGAGGAATGATGTAATAATTGGCTTTGTGATTCACTGCAATAAAGTCTCGCGCTCTCTTGCACAATAGGAAGCGAAAGAGCTAGTTTCTTCTCTGCTACAAACCCCTCCAAATTCGTGTTGATTTCATGAACCTTAACCTAACCTAACTTAGCCTTAGCAGCCTAAAGTGTTATTCGAAGAAGTCTTCGACATGTAGATTTACGTTGAAATTGAAAGCAAGTGTAGAACCGACGGTATCATATACAGGCTGTGTGGTTGTCATTGTTGCATCCTGCAGAAAATCATGCTAATCACATTGCTTCAGACCGAAGTTAGGTCAAGCGAAACAGTAGCGTCAATGGAGCAGACAAAGGAGTTCGATCATGAAATGTCTGAACCTTGAATGGTGTTTGAGTGGATCTGTATAGGGTTCTGATATGTCGGAGTAGCTGTGGATTCAGATTTTTGGATCAACGAAAAGCTTCTAGTTCGACATAGAAGCCAAGAAAGATAACGACACCGGTGCTCGGCCGATGCTAAAgatttataaacaaaaacaacatgCTTCCTTCCCAATTTTATTAAAGGGATGAAAGGATACAATAGTTCACTAATTATTTGCTCAAACCACATGACTGATGAACCCCGAAAAATTCCTAGAATAAATGGTTGAAATAGACGCACAATTTGCTTTCAGAAACTTAGGGCTTCAGCTGGAGCTGCTTGATATGTTGGATCTGCTTTCCGGGGTTCAAACCCTTCGGGCAGGCACGAGCACAGTTCAATATGGTATGGCATCGGTAGAGCTTGAACTCGTCGTTTATTGCATCCAGTCGCTCCTTTGTGTATTCGTCACGGCTGTCACTTATCCACCTGCATAACAACACAAAAAATGACTCAGGATGCAGCGTTCACCTCCAAGAATATACAACGAACAACCACAGCAAATTGCATATGCAGAGGAGAAAATCACAATTACATACGCTACGAGTACAATTAGGAATGTTTCGAGCTCCATAGTCAAGGAACAAATATTGTTTGACAGACATCCTATCCCAAAAACATGAGATTAAGCACTACACTGCAAAATGTGGTTTGGATTTTGTTCCAAATCAGTTTTTTCTTCAAGTTCTTGCCTTTTGAAGATGGCAACCAAAACCCTTATCATCACCTTCGAAACAATCTCACTACAACCAACGCCATGAGCTCCGGCACATGAACTGCAGCTCCATGTTAGTTACTAACTACTACTCTCGGTCACTCAACGTTCAACACGCCAGACAGATCCCTGAGACGGCTTTGAGTCACGAGCAGATCTCTAGTTTGTTATGATGGGTTGTGTTCCTAGCAGTAGCTCAAAACATGGAATTGACAAAGGAAGAATTCGTTTTTTTCGAAACAAAACTTCCCCAATCAAGTGCAAAACCGAGCTCActggtgttctaggattcatgcAGTAGACCCAACTTAGTGGGATAATTAAGGaatggttgttgttgtttgtaaaACTTCCCAATATAAAAAATTGACccaacaagacacaaaatttgtACCCAAACAGCAACATTTCCAATCAATTTTCAATCCTACACAAACATTCACCTAATATATCAATTCATCCTACATTTAAGCGTGGATTAGTTGCTTAATCAAAGAGATTAtcatgttaaactaatcaatCAATAATCAAGATCCCTAGCAAGTTCTGAAATAGAGATGAAGAATCAAGAGAAATGAATGTACCGATTGGCGTGGAGCAAGGCGGCGGGGCCCAAGTAAGACTCAGGGTTCCACCAGTAGCTAGGGCAGGATGTGCTACAGCAGGCGCACAGAATGCACTCGTACATCCCATCCAGCTTCGCCCTATCCTTCTTGCTCTGCTTTATCTCCTTCCCATCCAACTCCGCCGCCGGGCTCTTCCGCTTCAGCCACGGCTCGATGCTCTTGTACTGGTTGTAGAAGTTCGTCATATCCACCACCAGGTCCTTGATCACAAACATGTGCGGCAGCGGCGTGATCATCGAGGCGCCCGCCTCCGACGGCGCTATCTTCGTCAGGCAGGCCAGGCCGTTGCAGCCGTCGATGTTCATGGCGCAGGAGCCGCAGATCCCTTCCCGGCAAGATCGCCGGAAGGTGAGGGTGGGATCCATCTCGTTCTTGATCTTGATGAGGGCGTCGAGCACCATGGGCCCGCACTCCTTGAGGTCGATCTCGTACTCCTTGAGCTCCGGCTTCTTCGGGTTGTCCGGGTTCCACCGGTAGATTGAGAAGGTCTTGATGTCCGTTTTGTCTCGGGCCTTGAGGTCGACCTGCTGGGCCTGGGCCTCCGACGCCATAGCCCGGACGCACACGTAACGAAACGACGCCGCCGCCGTCGATCCCGACGACGCCGCAGAAGCAATGGCCCTCCGTATCAACCCCGTCGCCATTGTTGCGTTTCCGAGCTCCAACAACTGCGAACAGAGAGAGAGgttggaagagagagagaatgacagAGAGGGAGAGTGGGAGACAATAATGGAGACAAAGGGGTTGGGAAATGACGGAAATACCATACCCGGTTATATAGGGGATGGTTTCAGCTGGCGAGGGCTTATCTGTAATTGTAAATGAAATAGTGGGATTAGTTCGATTCCGTGTCGTGATTGGCTGCGCGTCTGGGCGTTTCCTCGGTGACGTGTCCGATGGGGAGCCGTTTTTTTTGGTGTGAGCGTGGTTCGATTGTATATCAATCGTTTGATTTTAGGCGTGGGTAAACCACGCAACCACCCATGGATGATTGCCACGTGGAACATAGAGATTGATTCATTGCCCACCACCCGTGGCTGGTTGTGGCCCAAGCGCTTGTTAATTGGGCCTCTCAGAGGCCCGACTTTGATGGTTCCAACCGAACAAGATTTTTATGACCTAATTACAAAATACACCTTGAAGTTTGGAATCATTTTCAGAAAGGGACACAATCTTTCGGGGTTTTCACCTAACTACCGAAAGTATTATGCTATTAACAATTTAAACCACTCCTTTTACTAGCTTCTTATGGCCTATTAACTGGAAAATTCTATGGTCCAACTACTAAACCAGCTCATACCTACAGATCAGACACAACAAACCTTCCCCTTCCCCACAACAAACCCACTTTTGATCAGACATTTCTCTCACACCATCTCCAATCTATCGTACCCAAAAACTTCTCAATTCACTGTTCCCGTAGCAAGTATGAGGCCAACTTTTAGAAGGCAATTAGATACAAAATGGACTATCTTTTTTTCTGTCTGATTTCATTGAAACGCAAGGATgacttgaattaaaaaaaaaaatagtaattcaGAGTGAAGCAAAAAATGAAAGTGGCTCTAAATCTCATGGATGTATTTTGTAATTAGCTCTTTCTCTTTTATGAAGACACCCAACCTGAAAATTAACGAGGGAGGTGTATGGAAATGTTAGTTtatggaattggatcctcgccggatctaattcatggggatcctagggatcaacTCATATGGGCCGTTGATCAAAAATCAtgtggttataatttttttcttttttatatttttcacgcAAAACAAGACTGTTTTACTTTTGAAATATTTAATTGTGACCGTACGATTTTTTATCAACGGCCCATGTGAgttgatccctaggatccccagcaattagatccggcgaggatccaatTCCTTAGTTTATGGGCTTGGGAGGCGGCTAAAAGGCTAAACGTAGTGTGAGAAATATTAATTTTACAGTATATAACAGTCGGTTATGTAATGTAAAAAATAATAGAAGAACGAATTCCTGAGCATAGCTGAGAATCTTCCAACGTTGTTAGGGAAGATTATGTTAATAGAAGGGGGCGTATTATTTGACTTTATTGTTAAGAATTTGCTACAAATGATGGGTGTGACATGTAGGGTACAAAAACTGAACAACTACATGCTAACTACTAACTACTCACGTCACTTTTTgtgccatccatttcctttggTTTAGGCTTTAGCTAcgctctccttcttcctcccttATCACGTACAACTCACGCCACCTCTCTATTTTTCCTCTGtcattcttcttctccattgcTTCTCTCCCAAGTCTCCAGTCTCGTCTTCCTCGAATCTCCGCTCCTCCTGCGAATGGCCTCGGTAAGTTTGTATTCCACATAACATGTGCATCTGCATTTCATTTCGAGTTTACATGTTTTAGCCTCGATGATGTCCGTCTTTCTCAATTTCAACGTATGATGTGCTGAGAAAGACAAACACATGGATGTATACAATTGGTAAAACCAAATAATGTATTGTGGGTTTTGTGGAGCAGGAGATGGGACGGCCCTTGCCCAAATTTGGAGAGTGGGATGTGAACAACCCGGCATCAGCCGAAGGGTTTACTGTGATATTCACTAAAGCTAGAGATCAGAAGATGAACAATGGGGCTGCCAATGGGACTCCctcctcaaccaaaccaataaaCGATCAATATCCACAAGAGGTAATTAACTTAACAACATTATTCACTCTCAATATCTACACATTCTAGCCTACTAGAGGCGGTAAATTGCCCTAACTAACTTGCCTAACTCACGTTTGCCCTAAAATTAGTTGCGTTAATTGTATTTCGTATTCGTTCCTCTCTTGGGAGTTTTGTATCACTGATTGCTTCTTATTTGAATGCAGAAGAAATGGTTTTGCTGTTTGTGAAGATCTCCAAGCTTTGGTGTTTTTGAGAATCTGAGATGTTGTTGTTCGAGCATTTGTAATTGAATTTTCTCTAGCTTTTGATGATTAATCCTTGTTTAGAGACCTTAATTTTCCATGTTCCCCATACTTTTGTGTAGATTAATACATATTTAAATTGTAGGAAGAAAGGTGGCAAAAATACCACATAGGATATCTCTTTAGCAATTGTAGCACTTCTGGAGAAATTTCAATCAaaagtctttttcttttttatacttTAATTTCCTCTATTTGATTGTAGCCagtatttaatatatttacgaAATTGCCCATACTTCCGTTGAAATATTCGAAAAACCAAAGACGATATGGAAACAGAGGGTGAAATGCAAACTTCACTCTATAACGGCGAGAAAAATCAATGAATATTGCCACTATTTACCAATTCACTACAGTAATTTTGTTGAAACCCATTGCagatttcgaatttttgaatacTTTCTAagaattttttctttaattttgacTAAATCTGAATGAGTTGATATGCTCACCCGCCCGATtacaatttttcttaatttccgTCGAACAACAATCGATATTGATATATTcataaatactttcataaatttgcatacaaatattttaaacactgatTATGACATCCAAATTAAGCCATCCAATTTTTGTTATAAATTAGACAAAAGCTAGTGATCAATGTATACAGATGATATACGTacgaaattaacaaaaattaccATAGTTTTAACATTAAACAAAGACTCCAGCAATAAATAACCCTAAATATTAATCAACATCCAACTCTAGAAATTAACAACCCTAACCAGTAATAACCATGCTAATTAACATTCCACAAACTTAATTAATCAAACTAGAACATAACAGAAGCAACAACGTACGACATAACAAACTGAACAAGGACAAGTTTGGAGACTCCGACTGAGGAAACCGCAGCACCGGAAGATTTTATGGCGTCACCACCCGACGGAGAGTCCTCATCCTCCGCCGCCATCACCTTAACTATCATGCGCTGTCCCCTCTCGCAGTGTCCAGCGGCTCCACTGATGAAGTAGAAGGAGCCCGAGTGGTCGAACGTGTAAACGGTGTTTCCAGTGTTCGAGAAGAAGTTGGGGCGAGTCGAGTTGCACTTTTTGTACTCCGCCTCTGTCACCTCCATCACCGAGTCCTTCTTGTAGTGAAAGCCTACAAAACCAAAACATCGTAAGAAGAACAGAACAATCATTACAAGGCGATATTTTAAGGTACTCTAATATACTCAAAGGAGATTCATGTTTTAATTTGTaataaacctacaaaacaacataataataaaacaaaagtgATATTCTAAGCTACTCTAATATATTGGGACTGAGATTCGACTTATGTTTCGTTGTGTACCTAAAATCTACAAACTAAACAACATAATAAAGCGATATTCTAAGCTACTAAAAAATACGGGAGGGAGATTCAACTTGTGTTTTATTGTGTACTACATACCAAAAGAACgttacaacaaaataaaaacgaTATGCTCAACTAGTATGATGTACTTGTAGTGGGATTCAAGTTCGGGTGCATGCTATGTGTGTACTTACGGAGGGTGTCGCCGACTTGGAACCGGTTTTCAGAGGCCCAATCGTTGTAGATTTTGGTGTCGTTGGCGGGAGGGACAACCCAGTCTTTGTTTCCACCAACTTGGAACTCGAAGGCGGAGACGAAATGACCATAGCAGAAGAAAAACATCACCAGAGAAAACAGAAAGATCGTGTTGCAGTTGAAGTTAGCCATTTGGGAAATGCTTTTACAGAAGCTCTTTTGCTATTGGGGAGATGAGTTGCTTCTGAGTGCAAAAACTGACTGCAATTTGTGAGATGGTTTGAGGTGGGAGGGGGTTAATATGTAAGTGAGGGGGAGGGGAAGGGAGGTTTAGAGTTAGTTACTGCACTAACACACGTAGTGGGGGTATACGTGGGATGAGAAGCTGGGAACTCGGTTTGACTCGGTCGAATTTTTAAtggaaattgatttttttttttttttgttttgttttgtttttgtttttgttttatgagGTAATTGGATCACCGGTCCTTGGATTTAAGCTTAATTGGAGATTTGGTATCTGAACTAAAATTCTGACTTTTGAGTATTGGTCTTTGAACTTGTTATACTGTGGAGCAATGGTAATCCGAGATTTGGATGAATGTTCTAACTGTGTTTGCCAAAATGATTATCGCTCTAAAGGGCCAAGCCAATAAAACTCCCTGCTTTGCAAGGGTCGGGAGTAATGTCTATTGTACACAACCCTACTCTGGATGTACAATATAAAAAGGTCATTGCTCtactataaaaaaatatataaaaatatataaaaaaaactaatgaaaaaggcttgaaaactttgagttttaacaatatggacaaaataaagggaaaagtgaatagtactaggtttgactttttagtgtaaaaatgtgatttttcgttaaagtaaacagtatcgcgagcttttcgttaaaactctatAAAAATTTCAAGAGTCAATACTCATAAATTATTAGTTCAAAAACTAAAGCTCTTATTGGATCAAAATTGAAGAACGATGACACCACGTGGACGTTCAGAATGATTGTGGTGGAATATGGGGATCGTTGGAGAGCTTCTAAAAGGTTCAAAGACATTTTGTGACCATCAAATCGCTTTTGAttatgtttgacaaaaataaatttttaagcGCTTATTGGTCATGACAGTGTTCCTAAGTGCTTTCTCATGAAGTATAATTAAAGTACTTTTTAACGAAATCATTAGTGCATTGTTGTTTAATGAACTTTGAATAAAGGAAATATTGAGTTAGGATTCGAAATTTCGAACATAGAACTTCGGGTGCTGCGTTAATGCGCTTCTAATTTCTTAAATCACAAAATACAGTACATGAAAAAATACGTGTATTTGTATACGGTACACGCGAAAATACATTCTTGGGTGTATCCGAACCATGAACAAGAAGGTAAATCTTTGAAGAATGAACAAGGATATCTCTAAAAACAAAACTACTTGTAACACAATTCACTATGTGATTGTCAGGTCTCTTACGATCCCCGACTCTGGATCTGTCCCATGGTTGCTTGTTTTTGTAAAACTAAAGGATTTCTGGCTGAAGAGCTGGGTAAAGGCACTCTTTGATCTCGGAACTGTTTTAGGTCCATTGCTCGATTTGCTGCTACCGTTACTATGCTGTGCAAGATCATCGGAGATGGTTTTGACAAGATTCTCAAATCGACGCCTGAAAGTTGGATACCTCGAGATAGATTTAGTGATACCTTGGAGTCTGCATGACAGGATAAGCTGGACAAATCATAAAAGCGAACGGGGAAAAATCAAACTCTGTAATACGAGAAAAAATTGCATCAGTACCTTCGAGCCAATGCATCAAGTTCAGCCTGTTTCCGCTCTGATTCAGGTGGTGAGCCAATGTTCGATTGTTTCAACCTCAAAGGATCCCCAGTCAGCAGAACTAATTTGCAAAGGTAGGCCTCTTCCGCTTCAGAAAGGTTTTCTGCTCTTATCTGGTCCTTGATGATCAACAGCGGATTGAAAAACCAATCAAAAAAAGTGTCTTTCGGTCTGTTTGTGGTAGTTATCTCAGTACCATTGTCACCTGCATCAATCATGTATAAGGTTTAATAATAAGTTGGTAAGAATATCAAAGAAAGTGTTTATTTGGTCTGTTAAGTTAATTGGCGAGGGAAAAAAGAATTTGACTTACTTAACAATATTCCTGATGAATTGGCTTTTGCGGATCGCAGGAGTGTCTGAAGAAGGCAATATGCTGGTAAGCCAATGCTAATGACTCTGCTACCTTGACTGGACTTGGCGTCTTCAAGGTCTTGAAGCGTAATAGTTCCGTCAGCAACCATTTTTTCCCCATGATGTTTACACTCcttaaataaactatcaattaGCTGCACAGGCCATGAAAGTTGTTCAATGAGCACCGAAACCACGAACAAAATAGGATGTTCTTTCAGAAGTCAAAACTGTGTACTTTAGTCAACGCATCATCAAACGCATCCAGCTAAAATGCAAATTTGGTTCCAGTACAAAGTAGCCCTTAATGTTAAACATAATACATAAGCAGTACCTCAAGGGGCTTTAATTCAATGATAGGAGTAGCGAATGAAGGTGAGCGGGAGGGAGCACCCCGAAAAGAGCCAGGCCTTGAGAAAGAGGGTGTGCGAGAGTTGGTCTGGGGCAATTCAGCCTTCTTTCGGTACTTTGGCCTGTCAGTACAAGAAATCTATTAGATAATATCAAAGTAC
This window harbors:
- the LOC126582347 gene encoding succinate dehydrogenase [ubiquinone] iron-sulfur subunit 2, mitochondrial-like, which encodes MATGLIRRAIASAASSGSTAAASFRYVCVRAMASEAQAQQVDLKARDKTDIKTFSIYRWNPDNPKKPELKEYEIDLKECGPMVLDALIKIKNEMDPTLTFRRSCREGICGSCAMNIDGCNGLACLTKIAPSEAGASMITPLPHMFVIKDLVVDMTNFYNQYKSIEPWLKRKSPAAELDGKEIKQSKKDRAKLDGMYECILCACCSTSCPSYWWNPESYLGPAALLHANRWISDSRDEYTKERLDAINDEFKLYRCHTILNCARACPKGLNPGKQIQHIKQLQLKP
- the LOC126582346 gene encoding uncharacterized protein LOC126582346, whose product is MANLLINRTLKSVGNLKLIGSLSSRARPFSSTATATFEQPQSDGPSSSFTFSSDGKEDKNNSSAHDDSIYVKSPSSSSSKSEAASSVTMPMSFMTGSIVGKRFYKQVTTRPADDGNGWTVMLDYRTLKTPSKRPLKLPTLALAKAIAAEWEYQETDGIRPFSMPLMKHACTALERVPLTRPKVIDCLMKKFNQDLVFCRAPNDNDITSVVHDRQVEKMDPLLDWVKSEFGFKPAVYSSFFGGKQEDGLTKAIETLLKQTNDCELAAIDAIASSAHSLIIAIGIFRGKLQIEEAIELIRLEEDIQVDRWGLVEGGHDVDAADLRVQISSAAVFLGLSRRI
- the LOC126583178 gene encoding mavicyanin-like produces the protein MANFNCNTIFLFSLVMFFFCYGHFVSAFEFQVGGNKDWVVPPANDTKIYNDWASENRFQVGDTLRFHYKKDSVMEVTEAEYKKCNSTRPNFFSNTGNTVYTFDHSGSFYFISGAAGHCERGQRMIVKVMAAEDEDSPSGGDAIKSSGAAVSSVGVSKLVLVQFVMSYVVASVMF